Genomic window (Haloarchaeobius salinus):
CGGGGCGGGGGGGGCCCCCGCGTCCGACTGAGCCCCCGTAACCCCCGCCAACCCCCCCCCCCCCCCTGGCCCCCCCGATTCACCGGGCGCTCACTGCGTTCGCGCCCGGCCTTTTTCACCCATGTTTTTGCCGCGAGCGGTGCGCCGGAGGCGCACCCGAGCGGGAAAAAGATGGTCGGGATTCGCAAACCCTTTTGAGGGTACCGTTCTCAGTCAGCGTATGAGCAACGAGTGGCCCCACGACCCGGACGGAGAGGAGGGCAGCGAGGGGATGCGCAAGTACGGGATGGCAGTCCTCGCGAAGAAGCTCGACGAGGAGGAGGACTTCCCGCTGAAGGCAGCGGACTTCGTCGCGGAGCACGGTGACGAGCCGGTCAGACTGAACTCGAAGCGCGTCGTCAGCGTCGCGGACATCTTCGAGCACGTCACGGAGGGCGAGTTCGAGGACATCGTCACGTTCCACAGGGCGGTCGGGAAGGCGATGCGTTCCGGCGGCTTCTGGGAGTTCCACCCGAAGGCCGGCGAGTCGAACGTCAAGCACGCCTGATTCTCGCGGTCCTCGTCTCGACTGTGTCGCGCCGTGAGCGCCGGCTCAGTCCTCGTCGGCCGCCTCGACCGAGAGCGGCTGCTCGTGTCCGAGCGGCCCGGTGCCGGCGTCCGTCACGAACTCGAACCGCGCGCCGCCGTCGGTGCTGCTCGTGACCGACACCGTCCAGCCGTGGGCGGTCGCCACCTGTTCGACGATGGCGAGGCCGAAGCCGGTGCCGTCGTCGCTGGTCGTGTAGCCGGATTCGAACACCTGCTCGTGTGCCTCCGGCGGGATGCCGGGGCCGTCGTCGGCGACGAAGAACCCCGTGGCGTCGTCTAGCGGGCCGATACGGACCGTCGCGTCGGTCCGGCCGTGCTCGACGGCGTTCCGGAACAGGTTCACGAACAGGTCCGTGAGGCGGCCGCGGTCCGCCCGGAGGTGGACATCGTCGTCGACCGCGAGGCGTGCCTCGGGGAGGCGGACCGAGGACCACGCCTGGTCCGCGGTGGCCGACAGCGAGAGCTCGCCGGGTTCGTCGACGACCGAGCCAGTCCGGGCCAGCGAGAGCAGGTTCTCGATGAGCTCGCGCATCCGGCCGTGAGCCCACGCCACCTCGGCGAGGTCCTCGTCGTCGCCGATGCGCTCGATGGCCAGCTGGAGGTGTCCCTCCGCGATGTTCAGCGGGTTGCGGAGGTCGTGGCTGACGATGCTCGCGAACTCGTCGAGGCGCTCGTTCTGCCTGGCGAGTTCGCGCTTGCGCTCTTTCGTCGGGGTGATGTCGGCGTAGAAGCCGTACACCTCCTCGGTGTCGTCCTCGCCGACCGCTCCGCCGATGGGGACGACGTGGACGAGGAAGTCGCGGGGGCCGTCTGCCGCCTGCAGTCGGAGTTCCGTGGGTGCTACCTCGTCGGCAGCGGCCACCCCGGGGAACACCGCATCGCCACCGGCGTTGGGCGGGGCGAACAGCACCTCGTCGATGGGTGTGTCGACGACCCTCGCGGCGTCGCAGTCGAACGTCTCCGCGAACGCCTCGTTGACCGCGTCGATGGTCCGCCGGTCGCCGGTGGAGAGCCTGACGACGGGGTCGGGGACGTTCTCGAACAGCGCGGCGAAGCGGTCGCGCTCCTCGCGGAGGGTCCGCTGGAACCGGGTCCGCTTCACGCTCTCGGCGACGTGCTGCATCAGGGTCTCCGCGAGCTCGAGGTCCGCCTGGTCGAACGCCGCGAGCTCCTCGGAGATGGCCTGGAACACGCCGATGTCGGAGATGGGGACCGTCAGTCCGGACCGGTACGTCATCTGTGTCGGGTCCGCGTCGAGTACCTGGCGGAGGTCCTCGGTGTACATCGCCTCGCCGGTCCGGGCGACGCGGGCGGCGACGCTCTCCCCGTCGAGCGGCACCGACTCCACGCCGTCCTTCGGCATCTCGGACGACGTCTGGACGGGTGTCAGCCGCTCGTCCTCGACGAGGTCGATGTTCGACATGTCGAACTCGAGTACCATCTCCGCCGCTTCGACGGCGACCTGGTAGATCTCGGCCTCGTCGGTACAGGCCTCCAGGTCCATCGCCACGTCGTGGAGTGTGTCGATCTTGGCTGCGGTGCTGTCGGGAGCGACCCGCGAGCTGTCCGTTCGTTCGAGCGCGTCCGCGACTGTCGTCGCGACGCGCTCGTACGCCTCGTCGGTCGCCCGGACGTCGACCGGTCCGCTGGCACCCAGCTGTTTCGGGACGTAGGCGTCGACCCCCGCCTCGACGGCGTCGCTCGCGACCTCCTCGGAGCCCGCGTCGGTGAACAGTATCCTGACGAGGTCGGGGTAGCCGTCACCGAGTCGACGTAGCAGACCGACGCCGTCACGGTCGCCGAGGACGTGCTCGCTGACGACACAGTCGACCGCGGTGTCGGCGACCGCCTCCTCGGCTGCCGCCGCGGTGGCCGCGGACCGGACGGTCACCGACCGATCTGGAGCGGACATCCGCGCGGCGAGTTCGTCGGTCACCGCCGGGTCTGCGTCGACGACGAGCACGACGTGATCTGACATGGGTGTCTTCGACTTCCAGTTGGAACGGATACAATTAAATCGCGTGGCTGCGGCAGGACAGCATCTCGAATCTGGATGTAGTTCCACTTATACGGATGCAATCGAAAGCTCCGGCCAACAGTGACGAACACGCAGATAACGTTGATCCAGATCGACAACTACGGACCGTGGACGGTCACGCCGGAGCCGCGACGCGAGGTCGACCTCCAGACCCTGCAGTCCCGCCTGTACGCCGACCTCTCGCAGCTGGTCGGGAACCGCGACGGCTACGTCTTCTTCACGCGGTTCGACAACATGGTCGCGGTCACGAACGGACTCGACATGGACGACCACGCGCTCATCCAGGAGTCGGTTCGCAACCGCTATCCGGTGACCGTGAGCTTCGGCGTGGCGACGGGCACCTCGCCCGTGCAGGCACTCGCCGACGCGACGAGTCTCATCCAGGAGGCCGGGAGCGCACAGGACAAGTCGCGGCGCGAAATCCTCGACGGTCGCGTCATCGAGGAGGCGTTCCGGACCGACGACGACGTGCAGATCGCCCACTTCGACGTCGTCGACGCGACGGGGAAGTACACCGACGAGCTCGACGCCTTCGGAGCCTTCATCGAGATCGAGCAGGCCTACGCGTCGCTGATGCGGTACATGTACGAGGCCCACGACTCGCTCTCCTTCTTCGTCGGCGGGGACAACATCATCTCCGTCTGTCCCGACCTGGACACGGCGGCCTACGACGACGCCATCGAGCACGTCCACGAGCAGACCGGCATCCCGGTCCGGGTCGGCGTCGGCGAGGGCTCGACCCCACACGACGCCGGCTACGCGGCCAAGCACGCGCTCGAGGTCGGCCGCGCGGAGGAGTCGCTCGTCGAGTTCCACTGACCGTCCGAAGGCGGTTCTTCGCAACCCGAGTACTTCGACGGGAAGGCCGATAAAGGTGCTGCAGGTAGATTTTATAGCGGCCGTGTAAAACCGTCACATATGGAACGCGACGTGTCGATTCGTGACGTGACCGCGCGAGAGTTCGTCGGCGTCAGCGAGTCTGATTCGGTGCGCAGCACCGTCCAGCTCATGTCCGAGGAGGACGTCGGGAGCGTCCTCGTCATGCGAGGGAGTACCCCGGTCGGCATCATGACCGAACGGGACGTCCTCGAGATGGTGGCGACCGGCGAGGACGCCGAATCCACCGCCGTCGCGGAGCTGATGTCCCAGCCGGTCATCACGATGGCCGCGAGTCGACCGCTCGCCGACGCCGCCGAGACGATGTCGCGCGAGGAGATCCGGAACGTCGTCGTCACCGACGACACCGACGGCGAGGAGATCGTCGGCGTGCTCACGGAGCGGGACGTGATCGAGGCGGCGAGCACCCTCCAGGCCTCCCGGTCGCTCGACACGGAGGCGGACTTAGAGGGCGTCGCGACCGCGGCGACGGCCGTCGAAAGCGAGGCTGCGGCCCCCGGTGACGAGTACGCCACGCAGGGCGTCTGTGAACTCTGTGGGGCGTTAGCCGACTCGTTACACGACTCGAACGGTCAGTTAGTCTGTTCCGACTGCCGACAGGTGTGACGGTCATCTCCGTCTCTTCTCCGGGTCGATCGTCGACCTCGGGAGGCAAATTTATAACACAGGGGTAAGTATGACGGTAGCATGGCACGGAAACTGCAACGGCGCGAAGTGCTGAAAACGACCGGAATCGCTGGAACCGTCGGACTGACGGGGCTGGCAGGCTGTCTCGGTGGTGGTGGCAGTGGTGGCGGAAGCGGACCCGACATGCTCACCATCGTCGGCTATCCCGAGGACGGTATCCAGCTGTTCCGGGACTACTACAGCAGCTACGGGAACGACACCGACATCCTCATCCCGGACGGCCTCCGCGACCCGGACCTTCCGGGACAGGTCGGCAACGACATGGAGAACGTCACCGGCACCGCTCCGGCCGCCGGTGGGCCGGCCCAGTCGGCCTACGAGTCCCTGTACGAGGACGTCTACGGCGAATCGCCGGGCGTCTTCTCGTCGCAGTCCTACGACTCGACGGCGGTCGGCATCCTGGCGAACGCGGCTGCCGGCGAGAACTCCGGCACCGCCATCCGCGACCAGATGCGCAACATCGCCAACCCCGACGGGATGGAGGTGACGCCGGACAACTTCGTCGAAGGTGTCGAGGCGGCCGCAAACGGGGAAGCGGTGAACTACCAGGGTGCGTCGAGCTCGGTCAACTTCGACCAGAACGGCGACCCCGCGTCCGCAGCGTACGCGCTGTGGGAGTTCAGCGACGACGGCACCTCCACCATCCGGACCGAGAACTTCGAGGGTGCGAACCCGGACGGCGAGGGCCCGTCCGCCGACGACATGCCCGGCGGCATGGGTCGCGAGATCATGGTCGGCATCCTCCTGCCGGAGACCGGCGCGCTCGCGTCGACCGGTGAGTCGATGATCAACGCCGCACAGATTCCGGCCCAGCAGGTCAACGAGGCCGACATCGACCTCACGGTCGACACCCAGCTCGAGGACACCGAGACGAACTCCCAGTCGGGTGTCAGCGCGGCCAACTCGCTGGTCAACGGCGGCTACCCGTACATCTGCGGGACCGCGTCGTCCGGTGTCAACGTCCCGGTCTGCCAGGAGGTCCTCATCCCGAACGAGGTCGTCGGCTGCTCGCCGTCGAGTACGGCGCTGTCGGTGACGAACCTCGACGACAACGACTACATCTTCCGGACGGCACCGTCCGACCGGCTGCAGGGCCGCGTCATGGCTCAGATTGCCTCCGAGGAGCTCGAGGCGGAGTCGTGTGCGACGCTGTACATCAACAACGACTACGGCCAGCAGCTCTCCGAGCGCTTCTCCAGCGTGTTCGAGGACGAGTTCGACGGCGAGGTCTGGCGGCAGGTCGCGTTCAACCAGGGCGAGTCCTCGTACTCCTCCGTGGTCAGCGACGCGATGTCGGCCGAGTAAGCGACGACCGGTCACTAGCGTTCTTTCTTTCGACCCCGACGACGACGGCCTGTACTGGCCAGTGTCGCTCAGGAGAGCGACAGGTTCGCGCTGTGTTACCGAGCACGACGGGCCCGCGACCGACACCCATCGATAGTAGTCACGGCGGCGTCAGCGCCACGGATCCGATACGACGCGGTTATCAGCGAAGCCACTCGAACCACCGCGTCACGGCACAGACCACCGAAGGAGCGCGGTAAGTTCGAACGACATGCGAACGACGCCGAGGTTACTCTCGTCGACCGCCTCCTGCTCGTCCCCCCGAAACCCATCGACCGCGGTGTCTGGAGCGCCGTCTGGAGTACCAGCACGTTACGTCGAACCGGTCGACAGCATACCTGCACGGCCGTATCCATAACAAAGGCCGTTCGCTTCCCGCCTTCTGATGGAGAGCCAGTTATGCCACCCAAGAAACTTCTCGCCATGGTACTCGCCGTCGCGCTCGTCGGCAGCACCGTGGCGTACGTAGCAGCCGTCGATTCGAATCAGCTCACAGACGAACATCAGGCCAGTCAGGACCAGGACACCTCGTTCCTGCGCGTCGTGCACGCATCGCCTGACGCCCCCGCTGTCGACGTCCGCGTCGAGAACCAGACCGTGCTCTCGAACGTGAGCTTCGGGGCCGTCAGTGACTACCTCAACCTGTCCGCGGGGACCTACAACGTCTCCATCCTGTCGAACGGAACGGACACCGCCGTGTTCGAAGGCGAGGTCACCGTCGAACCGCGAACCG
Coding sequences:
- a CDS encoding CBS domain-containing protein, producing the protein MERDVSIRDVTAREFVGVSESDSVRSTVQLMSEEDVGSVLVMRGSTPVGIMTERDVLEMVATGEDAESTAVAELMSQPVITMAASRPLADAAETMSREEIRNVVVTDDTDGEEIVGVLTERDVIEAASTLQASRSLDTEADLEGVATAATAVESEAAAPGDEYATQGVCELCGALADSLHDSNGQLVCSDCRQV
- a CDS encoding DUF5785 family protein, with protein sequence MSNEWPHDPDGEEGSEGMRKYGMAVLAKKLDEEEDFPLKAADFVAEHGDEPVRLNSKRVVSVADIFEHVTEGEFEDIVTFHRAVGKAMRSGGFWEFHPKAGESNVKHA
- a CDS encoding GTP cyclohydrolase III; translation: MTNTQITLIQIDNYGPWTVTPEPRREVDLQTLQSRLYADLSQLVGNRDGYVFFTRFDNMVAVTNGLDMDDHALIQESVRNRYPVTVSFGVATGTSPVQALADATSLIQEAGSAQDKSRREILDGRVIEEAFRTDDDVQIAHFDVVDATGKYTDELDAFGAFIEIEQAYASLMRYMYEAHDSLSFFVGGDNIISVCPDLDTAAYDDAIEHVHEQTGIPVRVGVGEGSTPHDAGYAAKHALEVGRAEESLVEFH
- a CDS encoding ABC transporter substrate-binding protein, which produces MARKLQRREVLKTTGIAGTVGLTGLAGCLGGGGSGGGSGPDMLTIVGYPEDGIQLFRDYYSSYGNDTDILIPDGLRDPDLPGQVGNDMENVTGTAPAAGGPAQSAYESLYEDVYGESPGVFSSQSYDSTAVGILANAAAGENSGTAIRDQMRNIANPDGMEVTPDNFVEGVEAAANGEAVNYQGASSSVNFDQNGDPASAAYALWEFSDDGTSTIRTENFEGANPDGEGPSADDMPGGMGREIMVGILLPETGALASTGESMINAAQIPAQQVNEADIDLTVDTQLEDTETNSQSGVSAANSLVNGGYPYICGTASSGVNVPVCQEVLIPNEVVGCSPSSTALSVTNLDDNDYIFRTAPSDRLQGRVMAQIASEELEAESCATLYINNDYGQQLSERFSSVFEDEFDGEVWRQVAFNQGESSYSSVVSDAMSAE
- a CDS encoding hybrid sensor histidine kinase/response regulator; the encoded protein is MSDHVVLVVDADPAVTDELAARMSAPDRSVTVRSAATAAAAEEAVADTAVDCVVSEHVLGDRDGVGLLRRLGDGYPDLVRILFTDAGSEEVASDAVEAGVDAYVPKQLGASGPVDVRATDEAYERVATTVADALERTDSSRVAPDSTAAKIDTLHDVAMDLEACTDEAEIYQVAVEAAEMVLEFDMSNIDLVEDERLTPVQTSSEMPKDGVESVPLDGESVAARVARTGEAMYTEDLRQVLDADPTQMTYRSGLTVPISDIGVFQAISEELAAFDQADLELAETLMQHVAESVKRTRFQRTLREERDRFAALFENVPDPVVRLSTGDRRTIDAVNEAFAETFDCDAARVVDTPIDEVLFAPPNAGGDAVFPGVAAADEVAPTELRLQAADGPRDFLVHVVPIGGAVGEDDTEEVYGFYADITPTKERKRELARQNERLDEFASIVSHDLRNPLNIAEGHLQLAIERIGDDEDLAEVAWAHGRMRELIENLLSLARTGSVVDEPGELSLSATADQAWSSVRLPEARLAVDDDVHLRADRGRLTDLFVNLFRNAVEHGRTDATVRIGPLDDATGFFVADDGPGIPPEAHEQVFESGYTTSDDGTGFGLAIVEQVATAHGWTVSVTSSTDGGARFEFVTDAGTGPLGHEQPLSVEAADED